A section of the Paralichthys olivaceus isolate ysfri-2021 chromosome 14, ASM2471397v2, whole genome shotgun sequence genome encodes:
- the ubr2 gene encoding E3 ubiquitin-protein ligase UBR2 isoform X3 — MAAAQTDRDPPTDPEFVHFSAKDTSSSWLAVADLQQEVYRHLATYVPRILCRGASGGNSREEQREELACQLLLLAPLEWFLLGEEPAAGIAWLQQNNHPSPLCGHVFKVGEPTYSCRECAADPTCVLCMQCFLGSVHKEHRYRMTTSGGGGFCDCGDDEAWKMSPYCNKHTPSERHTEEDPVAQLPVDMVARGYSIFSIILKYAVDLLTWDQEDELPTGLETPERSDSYLCMLFNDEVHTYEQVIYTLQKAVNCSQKEALSFATTVDRDGRKSVRYGDLQFCEQAKSVIVRNTSRQSKPLRVQVMHSSVVAHQCFALKALGWLGQIIQYSVGLQNSPEGENSSLVDRLMLNDSKMWKGARNIYHQLLMNSLLMDLKYKKMFAIQFAKNYRRLQTDFMEDDHERLVSVTSLSVQLFTVPTMARMLMMEQNLMTTIVRTFVDHLRHRDLQGRFQFDRYTAQQALKFGRVQSLIGDLKYVLITPPSDWSPQLRQKFLEGLDSFLDLLKCMQGMDPVVRQVGQHIEMEPEWETAFTLQMKLTHVITMIQEWCCSDEHVLVEAYRKCVSALTQSHNSLPDSEQPISLSLCGHSVETFRYQVSQDKVSIHLPVCRLLAGLHVLLSRTEVASRVPEQLPLGELSPPLLIELPLRCLVLCAQVHAGMWRRNGFSLINQIYYYHNVKCRVEMFDKDIIMLQTGASMMDPNHFLMIVLSRFELFHIFSSTDVRKRYREANKDVVQQNNTLIEEMLHLIIMVVGERYVAGVGQVEPLDEVRREIIHQLSIRAMSHSELVKALPENGNKETGLERVIDSVASFKKPGVTGRGLYELCPEWSRKFNLYFHHYSRADQSKAEEAQRKLRRQKGEDTALPPPLPPPLCPLFASLVNILQCDILLAVEGAVLQWAVEPSGGGWTESMLQRVLHLVAMALLEEQQQLENNKGDDDVTFNYTCKISRPGEAPSPTGSVLALLETLQNAPHLEVHKDMITWIVKTVSNIKTMRERTVSTSTVSTCPGHRAEETLRDRDKAERKRKAEMARLRREKIMAQMSEMQKHFINENKELFQQSLEELEASTVSAADSSAPSLEHTCVSQVCVGPRRAGGAEQRQLVTCILCQEEQEVRGHGRAMVLAAFIQRSTVLSKNRRRILPDPERHDPLFMHPDLSLGIHTASCGHIMHATCWQRYFEAVQVKEQRRQQRLRGHTSYDVENGEFLCPLCECLSNTVIPLLPHTHIPGHSGNHPSLEVWLNTTIQHIAVLHSAHRKQSEAVAEGAESVTLCQNPFSSSVREMITTFSTSAYKVGLKLNPNEQDPRVPVLSWSTCAYTIQSIERLLMDEEKPLFGSLPCRQDDCLSALTRFSSACWTTAPLKTVQTHFIRLFTVLVPDSQVENSLCILDIDMFHLLVYSVLAYSSVHRLDQSSASVDSAHLHLLHLVTVTHLVQILLTNCTGCLSVPDLSVCPSVEEVCMDQDSGSEEEELIYELYNTLRKHLDSVLPVVSSGWQLWRCVKAGILPFLRAAALFFHYLNSTAPPADLLVAGPCQWEALCSFLSLPSNLLQLHQSQHTLLEPLIYRWCCHPGVKQVLQGGGVLVRFPRESNKLIELPEDYSVLINQASSFTCPRSGGDKSRAPTLCLVCGAILCSQSYCCQTEVDGEDVGACTAHTFTCGTGLGLFLRVRESQVLFVAGKTKGCFYPPPYLDDYGETDQGLKRGNPLHLCAERYRKIERLWRQHGVAEVIGHAQEANQTLVTIDWQHL, encoded by the exons ATGGCGGCGGCTCAGACGGACAGAGATCCACCGACGGACCCGGAGTTCGTTCATTTCTCCGCCAAAGACACGTCATCG agctGGCTGGCTGTGGCCGACCTGCAGCAGGAGGTGTACCGTCACCTGGCCACATATGTTCCCAGAATCCTTTGCCGTGGTGCGAGCGGGGGCAACagcagggaggagcagagggaggagctTGCTtgtcagctcctcctcctcgctccccTGGAGTGGTTCCTGTTGGGGGAGGAGCCTGCAGCTGGCATTGCTTGGCTGCAGCAGAACAACCATCCGTCACCGCTGTGTGGTCACGTGTTCAAGGTTGGAGAACCCACCTACTCCTGCAG ggaGTGTGCAGCTGATCCAACATGTGTTCTGTGCATGCAGTGTTTCCTGGGAAGTGTTCACAAAGAGCATCGATACAGA atgaccACATCAGGAGGCGGAGGTTTCTGTGACTGTGGAGATGATGAAGCCTGGAAGATGAGTCCTTattgtaacaaacacacaccttcagagagacacactgaggag GATCCTGTAGCTCAGCTTCCTGTAGACATGGTTGCCCGTGGTTACAGCATCTTCTCCATCATCCTGAAGTACGCTGTCGACCTCCTGACATGGGACCAGGAGGACGAGCTACCTACAGGACTGGAGACACC ggaGCGGTCAGACTCGTACCTTTGCATGCTGTTCAATGATGAAGTCCACACGTATGAACAGGTGATCTACACGCTACAGAAAGCCGTCAACTGCAGCCAGAAAGAGGCTCTGAGCTTCGCTACCACTGTGGACCGAGAC ggcAGGAAGTCAGTACGTTACGGGGACCTTCAGTTCTGTGAACAGGCCAAGTCTGTTATTGTG AGGAACACCAGCCGTCAGTCGAAGCCTCTCAGGGTTCAAGTGATGCACTCGTCTGTTGTGGCTCATCAGTGTTTCGCCCTGAAGGCTCTAGGCTGGTTGGGACAGATCATTCAGTATTCTG TTGGTCTGCAGAACAGTCCAGAAGGAGAGAACTCATCACTGGTGGACAGACTGATGCTCAACGACTCAAAGATGTGGAAAg GAGCGAGGAACATCTACCACCAGCTGCTGATGAACAGTCTCCTCATGGATCTGAAGTACAAGAAAATGTTTGCCATTCAATTTGCCAAG AACTACAGACGGCTGCAGACAGATTTCATGGAGGACGATCATGAGCGACTTGTGTCTGTGACGTCACTGTCAGTCCAACTGTTCACCGTCCCCACAATG GCTCGGATGTTGATGATGGAGCAGAACTTGATGACGACCATCGTCAGGACGTTTGTTGATCACCTGCGTCACAGAGATCTTCAGGGTCGCTTCCAGTTCGACCGTTACACGGCTCAGCAGGCGTTGAAATTTGGACGAGTCCAGAGCCTCATAGGTGACCTCAA GTACGTGTTGATCACGCCTCCCTCTGATTGGTCACCTCAGCTCAGACAGAAGTTCCTCGAAGGTCTTGATTCTTTTCTGGATCTCCTCAAGTGTATGCAG ggtATGGACCCAGTGGTGAGACAGGTTGGTCAGCACATTGAGATGGAGCCTGAGTGGGAGACAGCGTTTACACTTCAGATGAAACTGACTCATGTCATCACAATGATACAAGAGTGGTGCTGCAGTGAT gagcaCGTGCTGGTCGAGGCATacaggaagtgtgtgagtgCTCTCACTCAGTCTCACAACAGTCTTCCTGATAGTGAACAGCCAATCAGCTTAAGTCTTTGTGGACACAGTGTGGAGACGTTCAGGTACCAGGTGTCTCAAGACAAGGTGTCCATACACCTGCCTGTGTGCAGGCTGCTGgcag GTCTCCATGTTCTCCTCAGTAGAACAGAAGTCGCCTCTCGTGTCCCTGAACAGCTCCCATTG gGTGAACTCAGCCCCCCCCTCCTAATCGAACTCCCCCTCCGCTGCCTGGTGCTCTGTGCccaggtgcatgctgggatgtgGAGGAGAAATGGCTTCTCGCTGATCAACCAG atttattattatcacaacGTCAAGTGCAGAGTGGAGATGTTCGACAAGGACATCATCATGTTgcag ACGGGGGCGTCGATGATGGATCCAAACCACTTCTTGATGATCGTTCTGAGCCGATTTgaactgtttcacattttcagctccacagacgtaaggaagagatacagagagGCCAACAAG GATGTGGTCCAGCAGAACAACACTCTGATTGAGGAGATGCTTCATCTCATCATCATGGTCGTCG GTGAGCGCTACGTGGCAGGTGTGGGACAGGTGGAACCCCTTGATGAGGTCAGAAGAGAAATCATccaccagctgtcaatcagagCGATGTCTCACAGTGAGCTGGTGAAGGCTCTACCTGAGAAC GGTAATAAGGAGACAGGTCTGGAGAGAGTCATCGACAGCGTCGCTTCCTTCAA GAAACCAGGTGTTACAGGTCGTGGTTTGTATGAACTTTGTCCTGAGTGGAGCAGAAAGTTCAACCTTTACTTTCATCACTACAGCCGAGCCGATCAGTCCAAG GCTGAGGAGGCTCAGAGGAAactgaggagacagaaaggagaggacacag ccctgcctccccctctccccccccctctttgTCCTCTCTTTGCGAGTCTTGTTAATATCCTGCAGTGTGACATCTTATTGGCTGTAGAGGGCGCTGTGCTGCAGTGGGCTGTGGAGCCCAGCGGGGGGGGCTGGACCGAGTCAATGCTACAGAGG GTGCTCCACCTGGTGGCCATGGCTctactggaggagcagcagcagctggaaaacAACAAAGGAGATGATGATGTCACCTTCAACTACACCTGCAAGATCTCAC GTCCAGGTGAAGCTCCTAGTCCAACAGGAAGTGTCCTGGCCTTGTTGGAGACTCTTCAGAACGCTCCTCACCTTGAGGTTCACAAAGACATGATTACCTGGATCGTCAAG ACGGtgtcaaacattaaaacaatgagAGAACGAACGGTGTCCACATCCACAGTCAGCACATGTCCTGGACACAGAGCGGAGGAG acgctgagagacagagacaaggcagagaggaagaggaaggcgGAGATGGCTCGTCTCCGCAGAGAGAAGATCATGGCTCAGATGTCCGAGATGCAGAAACACTTTATCAATGAGAACAAAGAACTTTTCCAACAaagtctggaggagctggaggcgtCGACTGTCAGTGCTGCCGACAGCAG TGCCCCCAGTTTGGAGCACACCTGTGtttctcaggtgtgtgttggtCCCAGGAGGGCGGGTGGAGCAGAGCAACGGCAGCTGGTCACCTGTATCCTGtgtcaggaggagcaggaggtcagaggtcacggcaGAGCCATGGTGCTCGCTGCATTCATCCAGAGGTCAACTGTACTGTCCAAAAACCGCCGTCGCATCCTGCCCGACCCAG AGCGACATGACCCCCTGTTCATGCACCCTGACCTGTCACTGGGGATTCATACAGCCAGCTGTGGACACATCATGCATGCCACCTGCTGGCAGAG GTACTTTGAGGCCGTGCAGGTGAAGGAGCAGAGACGTCAGCAGCGTCTTCGAGGTCACACCAGCTACGACGTAGAAAATGGAGAATTTCTGTGTCCTCTCTGTGAATGTCTGAGCAACACTGTGATCCCActgctaccacacacacacatacctgggcacag TGGCAATCATCCCTCTCTGGAGGTGTGGCTTAACACAACCATTCAGCACATAGCAGTACTACACTCCGCCCACAGAAAGCAATCTGAAG ctgtAGCAGAGGGGGCGGAGTCTGTCACACTCTGTCA GAACCCCTTCTCCAGCAGCGTCCGTGAGATGATCACCACCTTCAGCACGTCCGCCTACAAAGTGGGACTGAAACTGAACCCAAACGAGCAGGACCCCCGAGTCCCGGTGCTGAGCTGGTCCACCTGCGCCTACACCATCCAGAGTAtag agcGCCTCCTGATGGACGAAGAGAAGCCGTTGTTTGGGAGTTTACCTTGCAGACAG GACGACTGTCTGAGTGCTCTCACCAGGTTCAGTTCTGCCTGTTGGACAACAGCTCCACTGAAAACAGTTCAAACACACTTCATCAGACTGTTCACAg ttctgGTTCCAGACTCTCAGGTAGAAAACTCTCTGTGTATCCTCGACATTGACATGTTTCACCTGCTG gtttACAGCGTGTTAGCTTACAGCTCAGTACACAGGCTGGACCAATCGAGTGCGAGTGTTGACTCAGCTCATCTCCACCTTCTTCACCTGGTCACAGTGACTCACCTGGTTCAGATCCTGCTGACGAACTGTacag gttgtctttCTGTccctgacctgtctgtctgtccgtctgtagAGGAGGTGTGTATGGATCAGGACAGtgggtcagaggaggaggaactgatCTATGAACTGTACAACACACTGAGGAAACACCTGGACAg TGTGTTACCTGTAGTGTCCTCTGGGTGGCAGTTGTGGCGTTGTGTCAAAGCCGGTATCTTGCCATTTCTCCGAGCTGCCGCCCTGTTCTTCCACTACCTTAACTCTACAGCGCCGCCTGCTGACCTGCTGg ttgcAGGTCCTTGTCAGTGGGAGGcactctgcagcttcctcagtCTGCCGTCCAATCTGCTACAACTGCACCAAAGCCAACACACACTGCTGGAGCCGCTCATatacag GTGGTGTTGTCATCCAGGTGTGAAACAGGTGCTGCAGGGGGGCGGAGTTCTTGTGAGGTTTCCCAGAGAGTCAAACAAACTTATCGAGCTTCCGGAAGATTATAGCGTCCTGATCAACCAGGCGTCCAGCTTCAC GTGTCCTCGCTCAGGCGGAGATAAGTCACGTGCTCCCACTCTGTGTCTTGTGTGCGGCGCCATCTTGTGCTCTCAGAGTTACTGTTGTCAGACGGAGGTGGACGGAGAGGATGTGGGCGCGTGCACCGCTCACACCTTTACCTGCGGCACGGGCCTAGGACTCTTCCTCAG ggtgAGAGAGAGTCAGGTTTTGTTTGTTGCAGGTAAAACAAAAGGTTGTTTTTATCCTCCTCCTTATCTGGACGACTATGGTGAAACTGACCAGGGACTCAA GCGGGGAAACCCCCTCCATCTGTGTGCGGAGCGTTACAGGAAGATTGAGCGTCTGTGGCGGCAGCACGGCGTCGCTGAGGTCATCGGTCACGCTCAGGAGGCCAATCAGACGCTGGTCACCATCGACTGGCAGCACCTTTGA